Proteins encoded together in one Phycisphaerae bacterium window:
- a CDS encoding HlyC/CorC family transporter, translating to MIWFWLVLLLVCSAAVSGSETALFGLNRESRHAFARSASTARRLAAHLMEQPQRLLMTVLLANNLVNVAIFALSYIAIQHQHGDSPIVSLALSAAVLISLIAFGEIVPKTLAISNPRLYAPIAAVFIGTLRTALAPPVWVLRVWVVAPLVRLLGPTSLHAGPVTSEELRMLVEQSAHEGVIDTREHDLLQAAVAAGGIKVREVMTPRVDIKAAYIGSTRRQLLEQARAGSRRRLPVYGRDLDDIRGVLFVRDLFLDERMPLRQIIRPLPFVPEQATLLQVVRYFRELKADFAVVVDEYGGTSGLCSLGDISEWIVGEIPDEGAEPSVPEFEQVDAETYRIPGNLSARLWASRFAVGLEEQFDTVAGLVLAELGRMPREGDCVRLGNLSLTVEKMRRRRIERLLLRLSDGNSKGGGR from the coding sequence ATGATCTGGTTCTGGCTAGTTCTGCTCCTGGTCTGCTCCGCCGCGGTCTCGGGGTCGGAGACGGCGCTCTTCGGACTAAACCGAGAGTCGCGGCATGCCTTTGCCCGTTCCGCGTCCACCGCGCGGCGCCTGGCCGCACACCTGATGGAACAGCCGCAGCGCCTGCTCATGACCGTTCTCCTGGCCAACAATCTGGTCAACGTGGCCATCTTCGCCCTGTCGTACATCGCCATCCAGCATCAACATGGCGATTCCCCGATTGTCTCGCTGGCGCTCAGCGCCGCGGTGCTCATTTCCCTTATTGCGTTCGGAGAGATCGTCCCCAAGACGCTGGCCATCTCCAATCCGAGACTCTATGCCCCGATCGCCGCGGTGTTCATTGGCACGCTGCGAACCGCGCTTGCACCTCCGGTGTGGGTGCTCCGTGTCTGGGTGGTCGCGCCGCTGGTCCGACTGCTCGGTCCGACATCGCTGCACGCTGGCCCCGTGACCAGCGAAGAGCTGCGTATGCTCGTCGAGCAGTCCGCCCACGAGGGGGTGATCGACACTCGGGAGCACGACCTCCTCCAGGCCGCCGTGGCCGCCGGCGGAATCAAGGTGCGAGAAGTGATGACGCCGCGCGTGGATATCAAGGCGGCGTACATCGGCAGCACGCGGCGGCAGTTGCTCGAACAGGCGCGTGCAGGCTCGCGGCGGCGGCTTCCGGTGTACGGCCGGGACCTCGATGACATCCGCGGTGTACTCTTCGTGCGCGATCTCTTTCTTGATGAGCGCATGCCGCTCCGCCAGATCATCCGTCCGCTGCCGTTCGTTCCCGAACAGGCCACGCTGCTGCAAGTCGTGCGCTATTTTCGCGAGCTGAAAGCCGACTTCGCCGTAGTTGTCGACGAATACGGGGGCACCTCCGGGCTCTGCTCTCTGGGCGACATCTCCGAGTGGATCGTCGGCGAGATTCCGGATGAGGGTGCCGAGCCGTCGGTGCCGGAGTTCGAGCAGGTGGATGCGGAAACGTACCGTATCCCCGGCAATCTCAGCGCCCGACTGTGGGCCAGCCGGTTTGCGGTGGGACTCGAGGAGCAGTTCGATACCGTTGCCGGTTTGGTCCTTGCCGAACTGGGGCGGATGCCGCGCGAAGGAGACT